A window from Thermodesulfobacteriota bacterium encodes these proteins:
- the rsmH gene encoding 16S rRNA (cytosine(1402)-N(4))-methyltransferase RsmH, whose product MATGHIPVLFQETLGLLAPAPGEVFLDGTTGAGGHAAEIARRIGPEGLLICADEDPSMLEAAASLLAPFPWVRTVRSDFSDFDALREAAGGRMFDGMLLDLGISSLQLDDPSRGFTFREEGPLDMRRDPGGGGPTAEKILREAREKELADLFYRFGEERFSRRIARRIVERREREPVRTTTELAGLVASAIPRKAWPRDIHPATRVFQALRIAVNRELDSLGAFLDAFPEHLAPGGRVAVISFHSLEDRMVKTAFRKAAQGGGVVPAAIRLLTRKPVVPTETEARENPRARSAKLRAACRTTGEEEGT is encoded by the coding sequence GTGGCGACCGGCCACATCCCCGTTCTTTTCCAGGAGACGTTGGGACTGCTTGCGCCCGCTCCCGGCGAAGTCTTCCTCGACGGGACGACCGGGGCCGGGGGGCACGCCGCGGAGATCGCCCGGAGGATCGGGCCGGAAGGGCTCCTGATCTGCGCGGACGAGGATCCCTCGATGCTGGAGGCGGCGGCTTCGCTGCTGGCGCCGTTTCCGTGGGTCCGGACGGTGCGGTCGGATTTCTCCGACTTCGACGCGCTGCGGGAAGCGGCCGGCGGGAGGATGTTCGACGGGATGCTCCTCGACCTCGGGATCTCCTCCCTCCAGCTCGACGACCCGTCCCGGGGATTCACGTTCCGGGAGGAAGGGCCGCTCGACATGCGGCGCGACCCCGGGGGGGGCGGGCCGACCGCGGAGAAGATCCTCCGCGAAGCGCGGGAGAAGGAGCTGGCCGACCTGTTCTACCGGTTCGGCGAGGAGCGGTTCTCCCGCAGGATCGCGCGGAGGATCGTGGAGCGGAGGGAGAGGGAGCCGGTGCGGACGACCACGGAGCTCGCGGGGCTGGTCGCCTCCGCGATCCCGCGGAAGGCGTGGCCCAGGGACATCCATCCGGCGACGCGGGTGTTCCAGGCGCTGCGGATCGCGGTGAACCGGGAGCTGGACTCGCTCGGGGCCTTCCTCGACGCCTTCCCGGAGCATCTCGCCCCGGGAGGAAGGGTTGCGGTGATCAGCTTCCATTCGCTCGAGGACCGGATGGTGAAGACGGCGTTCCGAAAGGCTGCGCAGGGAGGCGGAGTCGTCCCGGCGGCGATCCGGCTGCTGACCCGCAAGCCGGTCGTCCCGACGGAGACGGAAGCGCGGGAGAACCCGAGGGCGCGGAGCGCCAAGCTCCGGGCGGCATGCAGGACGACGGGGGAGGAGGAGGGGACATGA
- a CDS encoding penicillin-binding protein, which produces MTSRARFILGVLLSLYILVVLRAFHIQVLGVKGIRERSAKQYGTSIPLIPKRGAILDRMGNELAVSIATKSIFVQPGKLKFPKEAAALLAPRVSRPASELRKLFASEKGFVWVRRQMPSTAADEAVLEVKQALAALDPGARGKASAVDGIGTVEEPKRFYPNRELAASLLGFTNLDCAGIEGVELALDNYLRGERAHLLCERDARGRLIVPASASVDVDSKGHSVTLTIDRNIQHIAERELQASVAKYRARGGMALVLSPKTGEILAMATAPTFNPNAPNGAPAEARRNQPLTDSFEPGSTFKVFTLASALELGAIGAEDRFFCENGKYAYAGRTIHDTHKYGWLDARDILKYSSNIGITKINDRMDGDRFYDMIRAFGFGARTGIELKGEVQGISPSRAAFNSRIRRATVSFGQGISVTPLQLAAGMAAVVNGGKAMKPYVVREIRDPEGTPVYRGEPRELRRVLSPRTSARMREILGDVVQGDGTGTQARIKGFLVGGKTGTAQKVEPGTGRYSDTRRTASFVGFLPLQDPELLILVVIDEPRGQVYGGVVAAPAFNQIAVKTAYYLGIQPTETVAAAEIEKPAQPVRAGASVIPVSTAASPGQMIMPDLSGLSMGRVVDMMNRFPVRLSISGSGIAREQTPSPGAVLFPGAECSVRFRAESGPVTASAGREKR; this is translated from the coding sequence ATGACCTCCCGCGCGCGCTTCATCCTCGGGGTCCTCCTTTCGCTCTACATCCTCGTCGTCCTGCGGGCCTTCCACATCCAGGTCCTCGGGGTGAAGGGGATCCGCGAGCGGAGCGCGAAGCAGTACGGGACCTCCATCCCCCTGATCCCCAAGCGCGGCGCGATCCTCGACCGGATGGGGAACGAGCTGGCGGTGAGCATCGCCACGAAGTCGATCTTCGTGCAGCCGGGAAAGCTTAAATTCCCGAAGGAGGCCGCGGCGCTCCTCGCGCCGAGGGTGTCCCGCCCCGCGTCGGAGCTGAGGAAACTGTTCGCGTCGGAGAAGGGCTTCGTCTGGGTCCGCCGGCAGATGCCGTCCACCGCCGCGGACGAGGCGGTCCTCGAAGTGAAGCAGGCGCTGGCCGCCCTCGACCCGGGCGCCCGGGGGAAGGCGAGCGCCGTCGATGGGATCGGGACCGTCGAGGAGCCGAAGCGGTTCTACCCCAACCGGGAGCTCGCGGCCTCCCTCCTCGGCTTCACCAACCTCGACTGCGCGGGGATCGAGGGGGTCGAGCTGGCGCTGGACAACTACCTGCGCGGCGAGCGCGCGCATCTCCTCTGCGAGCGCGACGCCCGGGGGCGGCTCATCGTACCGGCGAGCGCCTCCGTGGACGTGGACTCGAAGGGGCACTCCGTGACCCTCACGATCGACCGGAACATCCAGCACATCGCGGAGCGGGAGCTCCAGGCCTCCGTGGCGAAGTACCGCGCCCGGGGCGGGATGGCGCTGGTCCTCTCCCCGAAGACCGGCGAGATCCTGGCGATGGCCACGGCGCCGACGTTCAACCCGAACGCGCCGAACGGCGCGCCCGCGGAGGCGCGGCGCAACCAGCCGCTGACGGACAGCTTCGAGCCCGGCTCCACCTTCAAGGTCTTCACCCTGGCCTCCGCGCTCGAGCTGGGCGCGATCGGGGCGGAGGACCGGTTCTTCTGCGAGAACGGGAAGTACGCCTACGCGGGAAGGACGATCCACGACACCCACAAGTACGGCTGGCTCGACGCGCGGGACATCCTCAAGTACTCGAGCAACATCGGGATCACGAAGATCAACGACCGGATGGACGGCGACCGTTTCTACGACATGATCCGCGCCTTCGGGTTCGGGGCGCGCACCGGCATCGAGCTGAAGGGGGAGGTCCAGGGGATCAGCCCCTCCCGGGCCGCCTTCAACAGCCGCATCCGCCGCGCCACGGTCTCCTTCGGCCAGGGGATCTCCGTGACGCCGCTGCAGCTCGCGGCGGGGATGGCCGCGGTCGTCAACGGCGGAAAGGCGATGAAGCCGTACGTCGTGCGGGAGATCCGGGACCCGGAGGGTACGCCGGTGTACCGCGGAGAGCCCCGGGAGCTGCGCCGGGTCCTTTCGCCCAGGACCTCCGCCCGGATGCGGGAGATCCTGGGGGACGTGGTCCAGGGGGACGGCACGGGCACCCAGGCGCGGATCAAGGGGTTCCTGGTCGGCGGGAAGACCGGGACCGCGCAGAAGGTGGAGCCCGGGACGGGGCGGTACTCCGACACCCGGCGGACCGCGTCCTTTGTCGGCTTCCTTCCGCTGCAGGACCCGGAGCTGCTCATCCTCGTGGTGATCGACGAGCCGCGCGGCCAGGTCTACGGCGGCGTGGTCGCCGCTCCGGCGTTCAACCAGATCGCCGTGAAGACCGCGTACTACCTCGGCATCCAGCCTACGGAGACCGTCGCGGCCGCGGAGATCGAGAAGCCCGCGCAGCCGGTCCGCGCGGGGGCGTCCGTGATCCCGGTGTCCACCGCGGCCTCCCCGGGCCAGATGATCATGCCGGACCTCTCCGGCCTCTCCATGGGGAGGGTCGTGGACATGATGAACCGGTTCCCGGTCCGGCTGTCCATCTCGGGAAGCGGCATCGCGCGGGAGCAGACGCCTTCGCCCGGCGC
- a CDS encoding cell division protein FtsL, with translation MTTKITVGNGVYIISEIRREPPPIPAVPRRKGFVLLLAFLLGIGLFNVWLSGQYIRTGYRVSSALDEKRTLQMEKDVLRTEILALKSPSRIDAIARNQLGMVDPRMEGVIR, from the coding sequence ATGACGACGAAGATCACTGTGGGCAACGGGGTGTACATCATCTCGGAGATCCGGAGAGAGCCGCCGCCGATCCCCGCGGTCCCCCGCCGCAAGGGATTCGTTCTCCTGCTGGCCTTCCTGCTCGGGATCGGCCTTTTCAACGTCTGGCTTTCCGGCCAGTACATCCGGACGGGATACCGGGTCTCCTCCGCGCTGGACGAGAAGCGCACGCTCCAGATGGAGAAGGACGTCCTCCGGACCGAGATCCTTGCGTTGAAGAGCCCGTCGCGCATCGACGCGATCGCGCGCAACCAGCTCGGGATGGTGGATCCCCGGATGGAAGGGGTCATCCGCTAG
- the mraZ gene encoding division/cell wall cluster transcriptional repressor MraZ: MIFRGRFEYTIDPKGRVNIPAPFRERLLESGQESFFITNFHDCLYAFAADDWARIEEKLSLVPSTDRQKNSFVRYFLGAAVEAVPDKQGRILIPPSLRAHAGLEKEVVILGMPNRFEIWSLPRWQQEMGRFEKEVLADPDVAREIGALGI, translated from the coding sequence GTGAACATCCCTGCTCCTTTCCGCGAACGACTTCTGGAATCCGGCCAGGAATCGTTCTTCATCACCAATTTCCACGATTGCCTCTACGCCTTCGCGGCGGACGACTGGGCGCGGATCGAAGAGAAGCTTTCCCTCGTTCCGAGCACCGACCGGCAGAAAAACTCCTTCGTCCGGTACTTCCTCGGCGCCGCGGTGGAGGCGGTCCCCGACAAGCAGGGACGGATCCTCATCCCGCCTTCGCTGCGCGCGCACGCCGGGCTGGAGAAGGAGGTCGTCATCCTGGGGATGCCCAACCGCTTCGAGATCTGGTCTCTTCCCCGGTGGCAGCAGGAGATGGGGCGGTTCGAGAAGGAAGTGCTGGCGGATCCCGACGTCGCCCGGGAGATCGGCGCCCTCGGGATCTGA